From Candidatus Limnocylindrales bacterium, the proteins below share one genomic window:
- the bioF gene encoding 8-amino-7-oxononanoate synthase, giving the protein MTRPSSSSSLRSTAGALAASPAASPAANTAAEPDTADARRPSLDEVLAGELAAIDARGLRRRLRRIAGAQGPVVEIDGRRVVLLCSNNYLGLADHPAVLAAAAAETRAHGASAVSSRLISGHMEAHARLEESIALWKRTEAALVYSTGYQANIGVLTALLGSEDVVVSDELNHASIIDGCRLSRARVAIYRHADVEDLRHVLAQCAGARRVLVVTESVFSMDGDIAPLREIVDAARDHEAWVMVDEAHGAGVFGPRGAGVVAELGLTASVDVQMGTLGKALGSFGAYVAGSRRLIDHLLNRSRSFIFTTGLPPSCAAAADAALDVIEQEPQRAAQLRTRARQLGLRLREAGLDVSNLDSQILPILIGDASRTVAAADALLQRGFYVAAIRPPTVPPGTSRLRLSLMATHTDEQIENAFRALVEVLGGTGR; this is encoded by the coding sequence ATGACACGCCCATCATCTTCCTCCTCGCTCCGCTCGACGGCAGGCGCGCTCGCCGCGTCACCCGCCGCGTCACCCGCCGCCAACACGGCCGCGGAGCCGGACACGGCCGACGCGCGACGGCCCTCGCTCGACGAGGTCCTCGCCGGCGAGCTGGCCGCCATCGACGCGCGCGGACTGCGCCGGCGCCTGCGGCGCATCGCCGGCGCGCAGGGGCCGGTCGTCGAGATCGACGGCCGCCGGGTCGTGCTGCTGTGCTCGAACAATTACCTCGGCCTGGCCGATCATCCGGCGGTGCTCGCCGCGGCCGCCGCCGAGACTCGCGCCCACGGCGCCAGCGCCGTCTCCTCGCGCCTGATCTCCGGCCACATGGAGGCGCACGCGCGGCTCGAGGAAAGCATCGCGTTGTGGAAGCGCACCGAGGCTGCGCTCGTCTACTCGACCGGCTATCAGGCCAACATCGGCGTCCTGACCGCGCTCCTCGGCAGCGAGGATGTCGTCGTCAGCGACGAGCTCAACCACGCCAGCATCATCGACGGCTGCCGCCTCTCTCGCGCGCGCGTGGCCATCTACCGCCACGCCGACGTCGAGGATCTGCGGCACGTGCTCGCGCAGTGCGCGGGGGCGCGGCGCGTGCTGGTCGTCACCGAGTCGGTGTTCTCGATGGACGGCGACATCGCGCCGCTGCGCGAGATCGTCGATGCTGCGCGCGATCATGAGGCATGGGTGATGGTGGACGAGGCGCACGGCGCCGGCGTGTTCGGCCCGCGCGGCGCGGGCGTGGTGGCCGAGCTCGGCCTGACCGCGAGCGTGGACGTGCAGATGGGCACGCTCGGAAAGGCGCTCGGCAGCTTCGGCGCCTACGTGGCCGGCTCGCGCCGGCTCATCGATCACCTCCTCAACCGCTCGCGCTCCTTCATCTTCACGACGGGTCTGCCGCCGTCGTGCGCGGCGGCGGCCGATGCCGCGCTCGACGTCATCGAGCAGGAGCCGCAGCGCGCCGCACAGCTTCGGACGCGTGCACGCCAGCTCGGGCTGCGCCTGCGCGAGGCGGGACTGGACGTGTCCAACCTGGACAGCCAGATCCTGCCGATCCTCATCGGCGATGCCTCGCGCACCGTTGCCGCCGCCGACGCGCTCCTGCAGCGCGGCTTCTATGTCGCCGCCATTCGTCCGCCCACCGTGCCGCCGGGGACTTCGCGCCTTCGGCTGAGCCTGATGGCCACGCACACCGACGAGCAGATCGAGAATGCGTTCCGCGCGCTGGTCGAGGTGCTCGGAGGCACGGGGCGATGA
- the radA gene encoding DNA repair protein RadA yields MATRSKPTTTFVCQDCGHRQSRWAGQCPACKAWNRIVEEAERPVSAPRRRAGDVVDLTSAAAAMPLAEIPAEAGAERMVTGIGELDRVLGGGIVPGSAVLVGGDPGVGKSTLAIQLAAGLAARGEVVLYVSGEEAAAQVRRRGERLDLPMDGILAITATDVDAILRAMKATRAAAVIVDSVQTVFTARVESAPGSVAQLREATAELITAARALPSALWLIGHVTKEGVVAGPRVLEHMVDTVLYFEGEQRGAFRILRAVKNRFGPTGEIGVFEMHGNGLVEVSNPSEALGGRIGREAAGSVISACIEGTRPMLVEIQALVPTSTPAMARRTSLGIDSSRVAMLAAVLDKHVGLELLGKDIFVNTAGGIRIDDPGVDLAVVAALASSFVTRAVPARTLVLGEVGLTGEVRPVAQVRARLREAARLGFTRVVLSAQERERARETGVEVLEVDTVRQAWAVLGGRS; encoded by the coding sequence ATGGCCACGCGCTCCAAGCCCACCACCACCTTCGTCTGCCAGGACTGCGGCCACCGCCAGAGCCGCTGGGCCGGGCAGTGCCCGGCATGCAAAGCGTGGAACCGCATCGTGGAGGAGGCGGAGCGGCCGGTCAGTGCGCCTCGCCGGCGCGCCGGAGACGTCGTCGACCTGACCTCGGCGGCCGCGGCGATGCCGCTGGCGGAGATCCCGGCCGAGGCCGGCGCCGAGCGCATGGTCACCGGCATCGGGGAGCTCGATCGCGTTCTCGGCGGCGGGATCGTGCCGGGGTCGGCGGTGCTGGTGGGCGGCGATCCGGGCGTAGGCAAATCGACGCTGGCCATTCAGCTGGCGGCCGGCCTGGCTGCGCGCGGCGAGGTCGTTCTCTACGTCAGCGGCGAGGAGGCGGCGGCGCAGGTCCGCCGCCGCGGCGAGCGCCTGGACCTGCCGATGGACGGCATCCTCGCCATCACCGCCACCGACGTCGATGCGATCTTGCGCGCGATGAAGGCCACGCGCGCGGCGGCGGTGATCGTCGATTCGGTGCAGACGGTGTTCACGGCGCGGGTGGAATCGGCGCCGGGGTCGGTCGCGCAGCTGCGCGAGGCGACGGCCGAGCTGATCACGGCGGCGCGCGCGCTGCCGTCGGCGCTGTGGCTGATCGGCCACGTCACCAAGGAAGGCGTCGTTGCCGGTCCGCGAGTGCTCGAGCACATGGTCGACACCGTCCTCTACTTCGAGGGCGAGCAGCGCGGCGCGTTCCGCATCCTGCGCGCGGTCAAGAACCGCTTCGGCCCCACCGGCGAGATCGGCGTGTTCGAGATGCACGGCAACGGTCTGGTCGAGGTCAGCAATCCCTCCGAGGCGCTGGGCGGGCGCATCGGGCGCGAGGCGGCAGGCTCAGTCATCTCCGCGTGCATCGAGGGAACCCGGCCGATGCTGGTCGAGATCCAGGCGCTCGTGCCGACCTCGACTCCGGCCATGGCCCGCCGCACCAGCCTCGGCATCGACTCGTCACGCGTGGCGATGCTGGCGGCGGTGCTCGACAAGCACGTGGGCCTGGAGCTGCTCGGCAAGGACATCTTCGTCAACACGGCCGGCGGCATTCGCATCGATGATCCGGGCGTGGACCTGGCGGTGGTGGCGGCGCTGGCCTCGAGCTTCGTCACGCGCGCGGTGCCCGCGCGCACGCTGGTGCTCGGCGAGGTCGGACTGACCGGAGAGGTGCGGCCGGTGGCGCAGGTTCGTGCGCGCCTTCGCGAGGCGGCGCGGCTCGGCTTCACCCGCGTCGTGCTGAGCGCGCAGGAACGCGAGCGCGCAAGAGAGACAGGCGTGGAAGTCCTGGAAGTCGATACCGTACGGCAAGCCTGGGCGGTTCTTGGGGGCAGGTCCTGA